One Brassica napus cultivar Da-Ae chromosome C2, Da-Ae, whole genome shotgun sequence DNA window includes the following coding sequences:
- the LOC106452556 gene encoding putative glucose-6-phosphate 1-epimerase — protein MKIRSESGVETRIVVLLLVSVLSMATERCPSFEIAKGINGLDKIVLRECRSRSAEVYLYGGHVTSWKNENGEELLYLSSKAIFKPPKPIRGGIPLCFPQFSNYGPVESHGFARNRIWELDANPPPLPSNSSSDAFVDLILRPTEDDLKMWPNNFEFRMRVALGSEGELTLTSRVRNTNSDGKPFSFTFAYHTYFSVSDISEVRVEGLETLDYLDKLRNRERFTEQGDAITFESEIDRIYLSTPTKIAILDHDKKRTFVVRKEGLADAVVWNPWDKKSKKKISDMGDEDYKHMLCVEAAAIERPISLKPGEEWKGRLELSAVPSSYSSGQLDPKKVLQ, from the exons atgaaaatacgAAGCGAAAGCGGAGTAGAAACGAGGATCGTCGTGTTATTGTTAGTTTCAGTACTATCCATGGCGACGGAGCGTTGTCCTTCTTTCGAGATCGCCAAAGGCATCAATGGCCTCGATAAAATCGTCCTCCGCGAGTGTCGCAGCCGCTCCGCCGAG GTATACttgtatggtggtcatgtgactTCGTGGAAGAATGAGAACGGAGAAGAGTTACTTTACCTCAGTAGCAAG GCTATATTCAAGCCTCCAAAACCCATCCGTGGAGGGATTCCACTGTGCTTCCCTCAA TTCAGTAACTATGGTCCAGTCGAATCTCACGGATTCGCTAGAAACAGGATCTGGGAACTTGACGCTAACCCACCTCCCCTGCCTTCAAATTCTTCTTCTGATGCTTTTGTTGACCTGATCCTAAGGCCAACGGAAGACGATCTCAAGATGTGGCCTAACAA TTTTGAGTTCCGGATGAGGGTAGCTTTGGGATCCGAAGGAGAACTGACGCTGACATCTCGTGTCAGGAACACCAACTCTGATGGAAAGCCTTTTTCATTCACGTTTGCTTATCACACCTATTTCTCTGTCTCCGACATCAGCGAAGTACGGGTTGAAGGACTGGAGACGCTGGATTATCTTGACAAATTAAGGAACAGAGAGCGTTTCACCGAGCAAGGCGATGCTATTACTTTCGAATCTGAA ATTGACAGGATTTACCTAAGCACTCCTACAAAGATTGCTATCTTGGACCACGACAAAAAAAGGACTTTCGTTGTACGCAAGGAAGGGCTTGCCGAtgctg TGGTGTGGAATCCATGGGATAAGAAGTCAAAGAAGAAGATATCAGACATGGGAGATGAAGACTATAAGCATATGCTGTGTGTTGAAGCTGCAGCTATAGAAAGACCGATCTCATTGAAACCGGGTGAAGAATGGAAAGGAAGACTCGAGCTCTCTGCGGTTCCTTCTAGTTACTCCAGTGGACAGCTTGACCCCAAGAAAGTCCTCCAATGA
- the LOC106452555 gene encoding 60S acidic ribosomal protein P3-2 — MGVFTFVCKSKGGEWSAKQHEGDLEASASSTYDLQRKVVQTALSADSSGGVQSSFSLVSPTSAVFQVIIGGGSGGGFAAGGGAAAGGGGGGEAAAATKEEEKKKEESEEEEGDFGFDLFG; from the exons atgggagtATTCACATTCGTTTGCAAAAGCAAAGGCGGGGAATGGAGCGCTAAGCAACACGAGGGAGACCTCGAAGCCTCCGCTTCTTCCACCTACGATCTCCAGCGCAAGGTTGTTCAGACTGCTCTCTCCGCCGATTCCTCCGGTGGCGTTCAGTCTTCCTTCTCTCTCGTCTCCCCTACCTCCGCCGTCTTCCAG GTGATCATTGGTGGTGGTTCTGGAGGAGGATTTGCTGCCGGTGGAGGTGCAGCAGCTGGAGGCGGTGGTGGAGGTGAGGCCGCCGCAGCCACAAAggaggaagaaaagaaaaaggaagaatCTGAAGAGGAGGAAGGCGACTTTGGATTTGATCTCTTTGGTTAA
- the LOC106454191 gene encoding E3 ubiquitin-protein ligase RSL1-like yields MFNVERCGHRFCINYVKQHIEVKLVDGKIPNCHQHGCVFHLSIDRCGDLLTFNERSVWLQRIKENSIPLAERVYCPYESCSHLMSMTELSRRGSYSGFGRCFKCHGDICFHCRVPWHFNLSCNDYKRLFPSKYREDGVDDAKLKSLASLNGWRQCPKCYHMVGRSYGCNRITCRCGNAFCYKCGYLWRRLQPRVHF; encoded by the exons ATGTTCAACGTCGAAAGATGCGGTCATCGGTTTTGCATTAACTATGTGAAACAACACATAGAGGTGAAGCTGGTTGATGGCAAGATACCTAACTGTCATCAACACGGATGCGTCTTCCATCTCTCTATCGACAGATGCGGCGATCTTTTGACGTTCAACGAAAGATCGGTGTGGCTGCAGAGGATTAAAGAGAACTCGATTCCTTTGGCGGAGAGAGTCTATTGCCCTTATGAGAGTTGCTCTCACTTAATGTCCATGACCGAGCTTTCTCGTAGGGGATCGTACTCTGGATTCGGGAGATGCTTTAAATGCCATGGGGATATCTGTTTCCACTGCAGAGTTCCATGGCATTTTAATTTATCGTGCAACGATTACAAGAGGCTGTTTCCTAGTAAGTATCGAGAAGATGGTGTTGATGATGCAAAGCTGAAATCTTTGGCGAGTCTTAATGGGTGGCGGCAATGTCCCAAGTGCTACCACATGGTTGGACGCTCTTACGGATGCAACCGCATAACTTGCAG GTGCGGGAATGCGTTTTGCTACAAGTGTGGCTACCTATGGAGGAGACTGCAACCAAGAGTTCATTTTTGA